A DNA window from Mycolicibacter hiberniae contains the following coding sequences:
- a CDS encoding aromatic ring-hydroxylating oxygenase subunit alpha, translated as MPHFPKPAAGSWTQSYPELGTEPVDYSDSVDPAFFEAEREAVFKRTWINVGRVERLPKTGSYFTRELPSVCKGTSIIVVKTKDGSVKAYHNICRHRGNKLVWNDFPNEETSGICRQFTCKYHAWRYSLDGDLTFVQQEDEFFNVNKADYGLAGVRCEVWEGFIFVNFDDNAQPLADYLGPLAKGIEGYPFGEMTETYSYRAEVGSNWKLFIDAFIEFYHAPILHQGQYTKEEAAKIQKFGYEALHYELAGPHSLQSTWGGQAPPPDMSMVKPLDRVLRSGLFGPWDKPEPIANLKELPPGVNVKRAPQWGIDSWLFYPNFMLLIWEPGWYLTYQYWPTAVDKHTFEANLYFVPPKNARERLAQELAAVTFKEYALQDANTLEATQTMIGTKAVKDFLLCDQEILIRHLHKVNRDFVKEYHSAAAV; from the coding sequence GTGCCGCACTTCCCCAAGCCGGCTGCCGGCAGCTGGACGCAGAGCTATCCTGAACTGGGCACCGAGCCAGTCGATTACAGCGACTCTGTGGACCCGGCATTCTTCGAGGCCGAGCGCGAGGCGGTCTTCAAGCGCACGTGGATCAACGTCGGACGCGTCGAACGGCTCCCCAAGACCGGCAGCTACTTCACCCGGGAACTGCCCTCGGTGTGCAAGGGCACCTCGATCATCGTCGTCAAGACCAAGGACGGGTCGGTCAAGGCCTACCACAATATCTGCCGTCACCGCGGAAACAAGCTGGTGTGGAATGACTTTCCCAACGAGGAGACTTCCGGGATCTGCCGGCAGTTCACCTGCAAGTATCACGCCTGGCGCTACAGCCTGGACGGCGACCTGACCTTCGTCCAGCAGGAGGACGAGTTCTTCAACGTCAACAAGGCCGACTACGGCCTGGCAGGCGTGCGCTGCGAAGTATGGGAAGGCTTTATCTTCGTCAACTTCGACGACAACGCTCAGCCGCTCGCCGACTACCTCGGGCCCCTGGCCAAGGGGATCGAGGGCTACCCGTTCGGCGAGATGACCGAGACCTACTCCTACCGCGCCGAGGTCGGCAGCAACTGGAAGCTCTTCATCGACGCGTTCATCGAGTTCTACCACGCGCCGATCCTGCACCAGGGGCAGTACACCAAGGAGGAAGCCGCCAAAATCCAGAAGTTCGGCTACGAAGCGCTGCACTATGAGCTGGCCGGCCCGCACAGCCTGCAGTCGACGTGGGGCGGCCAGGCGCCGCCCCCCGACATGTCTATGGTCAAGCCATTGGACCGAGTGCTGCGCAGTGGGCTGTTCGGCCCCTGGGACAAGCCGGAACCCATCGCCAACCTCAAGGAACTGCCGCCGGGGGTCAACGTCAAGCGAGCGCCGCAGTGGGGCATCGACTCGTGGCTCTTCTACCCGAACTTTATGCTGCTGATCTGGGAGCCGGGCTGGTATCTGACCTACCAGTACTGGCCGACCGCCGTCGACAAGCACACCTTCGAGGCGAACCTGTACTTCGTGCCGCCGAAGAACGCGCGCGAACGCCTGGCCCAAGAACTGGCCGCCGTCACGTTCAAGGAGTACGCGCTACAGGACGCCAACACCCTGGAAGCCACCCAGACCATGATCGGCACCAAGGCCGTCAAGGACTTCCTGCTGTGCGACCAAGAGATCCTCATCCGCCACCTGCACAAGGTGAACCGCGACTTCGTAAAGGAGTACCACAGTGCCGCTGCCGTCTGA
- a CDS encoding carboxymuconolactone decarboxylase family protein, whose amino-acid sequence MRLTPLSESQWDEEAVQRALAQVLTADRRNSRDAGSAMTMLVHHPKLARAFLKFNVELLYRASLPGNLRELAILRTAHRRACEYEWVHHITIGKAAGLTDADIENVQHGAGRDELYQAVVNAADELDNASRLSPATEAVLTKHLDEQQLMELVFTVGCYSMLAMAFNTFGVELDENPESER is encoded by the coding sequence ATGCGTCTGACTCCGCTGTCGGAGTCCCAGTGGGACGAGGAGGCGGTCCAGCGTGCGCTGGCCCAAGTGCTGACCGCGGACAGGCGCAACTCCCGCGACGCGGGCTCGGCGATGACCATGCTGGTTCACCACCCGAAGCTGGCCCGGGCGTTCCTCAAATTCAACGTCGAGCTGCTATACCGCGCGTCGCTGCCCGGAAACCTTCGCGAACTCGCGATCCTGCGGACCGCCCACCGCCGCGCCTGCGAATACGAGTGGGTGCACCACATCACGATCGGCAAAGCAGCCGGCCTCACCGACGCCGACATCGAAAACGTTCAGCACGGCGCGGGACGCGACGAGCTGTACCAGGCCGTGGTGAACGCGGCCGACGAACTCGACAACGCCTCCCGCCTGTCCCCCGCCACCGAGGCGGTCCTCACCAAACACCTGGACGAGCAACAACTGATGGAACTCGTCTTCACGGTCGGCTGTTATTCCATGCTGGCCATGGCCTTCAACACCTTTGGCGTTGAACTCGACGAAAACCCGGAATCAGAGAGGTAA
- a CDS encoding DUF1330 domain-containing protein, translating to MADAPKGYVILTEAIKDPEGMLAYGKAAGPTMAGARILAVDTKPELLEGDWHGNQTVVLEFESVDAARAWYHSEGYQAAAKIRQGAADCNAVILAGFPAR from the coding sequence ATGGCCGACGCGCCCAAGGGGTATGTGATCTTGACCGAGGCCATCAAGGACCCGGAGGGCATGCTCGCCTACGGTAAGGCGGCTGGGCCGACGATGGCCGGCGCGAGGATTCTGGCCGTCGACACCAAGCCCGAGCTGCTGGAAGGCGATTGGCACGGAAACCAAACCGTGGTGCTGGAATTCGAGTCAGTCGATGCAGCCCGCGCCTGGTACCACTCCGAGGGCTACCAGGCGGCCGCGAAGATCCGGCAGGGCGCGGCCGACTGCAATGCGGTGATCCTGGCGGGCTTCCCGGCGCGTTAG
- a CDS encoding amidohydrolase family protein yields MNKDDMILISVDDHTVEPPDMFANHLPRKYLDDAPRLVHNPDGSDSWQFRDVVIPNVALNAVAGRPKEEYGLEPQGLDEIRPGCYNVDERVKDMNAGGILGSICFPSFPGFAGRLFATDDPDFSVALVQAYNDWHIDEWCGSYPGRFIPMAIPVIWDANKCADEVRRVSKKGVHALTFTENPAAMGYPSFHDAYWNPLWQALCDTGTVLNVHIGSSGKLAITAPDAPMDVMITLQPMNIVQAAADLLWSKPIKQYPDLKIALSEGGTGWIPYFLERVDRTYEMHSTWTGQDFGGKVPSEVFREHFLTCFISDPVGVQLRHLIGIDNIAWEADYPHSDSMWPGAPEELWDVLTVNNVSDDDINKMTHGNAMRWYSFDPFAHIPREQATVGALRKAAEGHDVSIRALSNHRDGDRQTNALMDAARSNS; encoded by the coding sequence GTGAACAAGGACGACATGATCCTGATCAGCGTCGATGACCACACCGTGGAGCCACCGGACATGTTCGCCAACCACCTGCCGCGCAAGTACCTCGACGACGCACCGCGCCTGGTGCACAATCCCGACGGTTCTGACTCGTGGCAGTTCCGTGACGTGGTGATCCCCAATGTCGCGCTCAACGCGGTCGCGGGCCGGCCCAAGGAGGAGTACGGGCTGGAACCGCAGGGCCTGGACGAGATCCGGCCCGGTTGCTACAACGTCGACGAACGGGTCAAGGACATGAATGCCGGCGGCATTCTCGGCTCGATCTGCTTCCCGTCATTCCCCGGTTTCGCCGGCCGGCTCTTCGCCACCGACGACCCGGACTTCTCCGTCGCACTGGTGCAGGCCTACAACGACTGGCACATCGACGAATGGTGCGGGTCCTATCCCGGGCGCTTCATCCCGATGGCGATCCCGGTGATCTGGGATGCGAACAAGTGCGCCGATGAGGTGCGCCGGGTGTCCAAGAAGGGCGTGCACGCCTTGACGTTCACCGAGAACCCGGCCGCGATGGGCTACCCGAGTTTCCACGACGCATACTGGAACCCACTGTGGCAGGCGCTCTGCGACACCGGCACGGTGCTCAATGTGCATATCGGATCGTCCGGCAAGTTGGCCATCACCGCCCCCGATGCGCCGATGGACGTGATGATCACCCTGCAGCCGATGAATATCGTCCAAGCCGCCGCGGATCTGTTGTGGTCCAAGCCGATCAAGCAGTATCCGGACCTCAAGATCGCCCTGTCCGAGGGTGGCACCGGATGGATACCGTACTTCCTGGAGCGGGTGGACCGCACCTACGAGATGCATTCGACCTGGACCGGCCAGGACTTCGGCGGGAAGGTTCCCTCCGAGGTGTTCCGGGAGCACTTCTTGACCTGTTTCATCTCCGATCCGGTGGGTGTTCAACTACGCCACCTGATCGGTATCGACAACATCGCCTGGGAGGCCGACTACCCGCACAGCGACTCGATGTGGCCCGGGGCGCCCGAAGAGTTGTGGGATGTGCTGACCGTCAACAACGTGTCCGATGACGACATCAACAAGATGACTCACGGCAACGCCATGCGCTGGTACTCGTTCGACCCGTTCGCGCACATCCCCCGTGAGCAGGCCACCGTCGGCGCTCTGCGGAAGGCGGCCGAGGGGCACGACGTCTCGATCCGTGCGCTCAGCAATCACCGGGATGGGGATCGTCAGACCAACGCGCTGATGGACGCCGCCCGGTCCAACAGCTGA
- a CDS encoding cytochrome P450: protein MDPDTIDFFTDQTVVGDPYPYLRALRERSPVTREAHHGVMMVTGWEEACAVAGNAEVFSSCIAVTGPFPGFPVPLDGDLGGETVASLIDKHRDELPFSDQLPTLDPPTHTDHRALLMRLLTPKRLKENEDAMWELADAVLDEFLAPGAGEFIGGFAAPFTLLVIADLLGVPDEDREEFVKNMHRNVGGGIGSTDAKALAHSPLEFLYATFAGYIADRRSVPRDDVLTGMAEATFPDGSIPDPMDVAKVAANVYSAGQETTVRLLGSALRIIGERPDIQQRLRDDRSLIPNFIEEVLRFESPVKGDFRLSRVDSEIGGVHVPAGTTLMVLAAGANRDPRRFTDPETFDPARSNARQHITFGRGIHSCAGAPLARAETRIAIERLLDRTSDIRISDELHGPDGARNYHYIPTYILRGLIQLNLEFTPVERAAR from the coding sequence ATGGATCCAGACACAATCGACTTCTTCACCGACCAAACGGTGGTAGGCGACCCATACCCCTACCTGCGCGCGCTCCGGGAGCGGTCACCGGTCACCCGGGAAGCCCATCACGGCGTGATGATGGTGACCGGCTGGGAGGAAGCGTGCGCGGTGGCCGGCAACGCCGAGGTGTTCTCCTCGTGTATCGCGGTGACGGGACCGTTCCCGGGCTTCCCCGTTCCGCTGGACGGTGACCTCGGCGGCGAGACCGTCGCGAGCCTGATCGACAAGCACCGTGACGAACTGCCGTTCAGCGACCAGCTGCCGACGCTGGACCCGCCGACGCACACCGACCACCGCGCGCTGCTGATGCGGCTGCTGACTCCCAAGCGTCTCAAGGAGAACGAGGACGCCATGTGGGAGCTCGCCGACGCGGTGCTCGACGAGTTCCTCGCGCCCGGGGCCGGCGAATTCATCGGAGGATTCGCAGCCCCGTTCACACTGCTGGTGATCGCGGACCTGCTGGGTGTCCCGGACGAGGACCGCGAAGAATTCGTCAAGAACATGCACCGCAACGTCGGTGGCGGGATCGGCAGCACCGATGCCAAGGCGCTGGCGCACAGCCCGCTGGAGTTCCTCTACGCCACCTTCGCCGGCTACATCGCCGATCGGCGCAGTGTGCCGCGCGACGATGTGCTGACCGGCATGGCGGAGGCGACGTTCCCGGACGGCTCCATCCCCGACCCGATGGACGTGGCCAAGGTCGCCGCCAACGTCTACTCGGCCGGCCAGGAAACCACGGTGCGTCTGCTCGGTTCCGCTCTGAGGATCATCGGGGAGCGGCCCGACATCCAGCAGCGTCTGCGTGACGACCGCAGCCTCATCCCGAACTTCATCGAGGAGGTGCTGCGCTTCGAGAGCCCGGTCAAGGGCGACTTCCGGCTGTCGAGGGTGGACTCCGAGATTGGTGGGGTGCACGTCCCGGCCGGCACGACCCTGATGGTGCTGGCGGCTGGGGCCAACCGGGATCCGCGCCGGTTCACCGACCCGGAGACCTTCGACCCGGCGCGCTCGAATGCTCGCCAGCACATCACCTTCGGGCGTGGCATCCACAGCTGCGCCGGCGCGCCGCTGGCCCGCGCCGAAACCCGCATCGCCATCGAGCGTCTGCTGGACCGCACCAGCGACATCAGGATCTCTGACGAGCTGCACGGCCCCGACGGTGCACGCAATTACCACTACATCCCGACCTACATCCTGCGCGGGCTGATCCAACTGAATCTGGAGTTCACCCCGGTCGAGCGGGCGGCGCGATGA
- a CDS encoding ferredoxin — MKAWVDPDRCAGHGICTTICPEVFAINGDGYAEAAGDEVPAQFEGAVRDAIKQCPEHAIDEITDDSPTKEN; from the coding sequence ATGAAGGCCTGGGTCGACCCGGATCGCTGCGCTGGACACGGCATCTGTACCACGATCTGCCCGGAGGTGTTCGCCATCAACGGCGACGGGTATGCCGAGGCCGCCGGCGACGAGGTACCGGCGCAGTTCGAAGGGGCGGTGCGCGATGCGATCAAGCAATGCCCGGAACATGCGATCGACGAAATCACCGACGACTCACCCACGAAGGAGAACTGA